From Primulina tabacum isolate GXHZ01 chromosome 2, ASM2559414v2, whole genome shotgun sequence, one genomic window encodes:
- the LOC142534725 gene encoding lysine-specific demethylase JMJ18-like isoform X1, producing the protein MRMKEQHSRNMPKNDDSLKSPGSPLNGKVSARWVPAEACRPLLEEAPVFYPTAEEFQDTLGYIASIRSTAEAYGICKIVPPASWNPPCPLKDQKVWKNTTFSTRIQQVDLLQNREPMKKKLKPKRKKRRLFNTRPRRHAHPESAESYAACDTDETFGFQSGPDFTLEDFQRFAEEFKESYFGLHNRTQECSSETGQIKKGFPSVADIEGEYWRIIEEPTDEVEVYYGADLENETLGSGFPKELSSITDSKIDQYVNSGWNLNNFSLLPGSVLNFEEHISGVVVPWLYIGMCFSSFCWHVEDHHLYSLNYLHWGDPKIWYGVPGSHASALEDAMRKHLKDLFEEQPNLLNELVTQLSPSVLKSEGVPVYRALQKSGEFVLTFPRAYHCGFNCGFNCAEAVNVAPVDWLQHGLNAVELYSKQCRKTSLSHDKLMVAAAQKAIQALWEISILKQENPENLRWKNVCGKDGKLTEAIRRRVHLEKKRIERLPQVTNFQKMEKYLDLHIERECFACFFDLHLSAASCNCSSKKFACLKHANLICCCEPDNRFLILRYTIDELNTLVEALEECTDALKIWSSKYFQVALLTDKTYDFDKLDGGKDEDGVHHPKREEGINRGSDCCSSESNVASDDGQPLGSRNTGPSSSVPFNSTLKNDPEEHLANKISEFGPDSEGRLDFCVEPINLGSVVCGKLWCNKAFIFSKGYKSRVKFFNVLNPMIRSTYTSEILDGGLLGPLFKVSLEEYPHESFTNTSAQGCWEMVLQRINQEITTQACLGKQGLPPLQPVSGVNGFQMFGFLSSSIIQAIEAQDTHHCCVKYWNHKLLTQKSSETRSGEGEKITDSYATDSALQETSDRLTLGSDNFLSDDEIRPIFRRLLRKADSEEMEVLHRILCQESKSQLWRVAVETLTEEIHTTKK; encoded by the exons ATGAGAATGAAG GAGCAGCATTCCAGAAATATGCCGAAAAATGATGACAGCCTAAAGAGTCCAGGCAGTCCACTGAATGGAAAG GTATCTGCAAGATGGGTTCCTGCTGAAGCATGTAGACCCTTACTCGAAGAAGCTCCAGTATTCTATCCAACTGCTGAG GAGTTCCAAGATACACTTGGTTATATAGCGAGCATAAGGTCCACAGCTGAGGCATATGGTATTTGCAAAATTGTGCCTCCTGCATCTTGGAATCCTCCTTGTCCCCTAAAAGATCAGAAAGTCTGGAAGAACACGACATTTTCTACAAGAATTCAGCAAGTAGATCTCCTTCAGAATAGAGAACCCATGAAGAAAAAACTAAAGCCAAAGAGAAAAAAGAGGAGGCTATTTAACACTAGACCGAGGAGACATGCTCATCCTGAGAGTGCCGAATCATATGCTGCATGTGATACTGACGAAACGTTTGGTTTTCAATCGGGACCAGACTTTACCCTCGAAGATTTTCAAAGATTTGCAGAGGAATTTAAAGAATCGTACTTTGGATTGCACAACAGAACTCAAGAATGCTCTAGTGAGACTGGACAGATTAAGAAGGGGTTTCCATCTGTTGCTGACATTGAAGGAGAGTATTGGAGGATCATCGAGGAGCCTACGGATGAGGTTGAG GTATACTATGGAGCTGATTTGGAAAATGAAACACTGGGGAGTGGATTCCCTAAAGAATTATCGTCAATAACAGACTCTAAGATAGATCAATATGTGAACTCAGGGTGGAATTTGAATAACTTCTCACTTCTCCCGGGCTCGGTTCTGAATTTTGAAGAGCACATCTCTGGGGTAGTTGTACCATGGCTTTATATTGGAATGTGCTTCTCATCATTTTGTTGG CATGTTGAAGACCACCATCTCTACTCTCTGAACTATCTCCACTGGGGGGATCCAAAAATTTGGTATGGGGTTCCTGGAAGTCATGCCTCGGCATTGGAGGATGCTATGAGGAAACACTTAAAAGATCTATTTGAAGAACAACCTAATTTACTTAATGAATTG GTCACTCAGTTGTCTCCTTCAGTTTTGAAGTCAGAAGGTGTACCCGTGTATCGGGCTCTTCAGAAATCTGGGGAATTTGTTCTCACCTTTCCAAGAGCTTATCACTGTGGATTCAACTGTGGCTTTAACTGTGCAGAGGCTGTAAATGTGGCTCCCGTGGATTGGCTACAGCATGGACTAAATGCAGTTGAGCTGTATAGCAAACAGTGTCGCAAAACGTCATTGTCACATGATAAGCTGATGGTGGCTGCAGCCCAGAAAGCTATCCAGGCTCTCTGGGAGATCTCCATTCTCAAGCAAGAAAACCCAGAGAACTTGAGATGGAAAAATGTCTGTGGAAAGGATGGGAAGCTTACTGAGGCTATTAGG aGGAGGGTTCATTTAGAGAAGAAAAGAATCGAACGTCTTCCACAGGTTACCAACTTTCAGAAGATGGAAAAGTATCTTGATCTGCACATAGAGAGGGAATGTTTTGCATGCTTTTTTGACTTGCATCTATCTGCAGCTTCTTGCAATTGTTCCTCCAAAAAATTCGCATGCCTTAAACATGCAAATCTCATATGTTGCTGTGAACCAGACAACAGATTTCTCATCCTCCGTTACACCATTGATGAGCTGAACACATTGGTCGAGGCACTGGAAGAGTGCACAGATGCTCTCAAAATATGGTCGTCCAAATACTTTCAGGTGGCATTGTTAACTGATAAAACCTATGATTTTGACAAGCTAGATGGAGGGAAAGATGAAGATGGAGTTCACCACCCCAAGAGAGAGGAAGGAATAAATAGGGGGAGTGATTGTTGCTCATCTGAATCAAATGTGGCTTCAGATGATGGTCAGCCTTTAGGTTCAAGAAATACAGGCCCTTCTTCTAGTGTTCCATTCAATAGCACTTTGAAAAACGATCCAGAGGAGCATTTAGCAAACAAGATTTCTGAGTTTGGGCCAGATTCTGAAGGGAGGCTTGACTTCTGCGTGGAACCTATAAATTTGGGTTCTGTTGTTTGTGGAAAACTGTGGTGCAACAAGGCGTTCATATTCTCGAAAG GATATAAAAGCCGGGTAAAATTCTTTAACGTTTTGAATCCGATGATTAGGAGTACCTATACATCAGAAATCCTGGATGGTGGACTACTAGGCCCCCTATTCAAG GTTAGTCTAGAAGAGTATCCGCACGAGAGCTTTACGAATACGTCAGCACAGGGATGCTGGGAAATGGTGCTTCAGAgaattaatcaagaaattacAACGCAGGCATGCCTAGGAAAGCAAGGATTGCCTCCATTGCAGCCTGTTAGTGGCGTGAATGGTTTTCagatgtttggatttctttctTCATCTATCATTCAG GCTATTGAGGCTCAGGATACTCATCACTGTTGCGTTAAATACTGGAATCACAAGCTCTTAACTCAGAAGTCTTCAGAAACAAGGTCCGGTGAAGGAGAAAAAATAACAGATAGCTATGCAACTGACTCGGCCTTGCAGGAAACTTCCGACAGGTTAACTCTAGGTAGTGATAATTTTTTGTCTGATGATGAAATACGGCCTATATTCAGAAGGCTATTGAGGAAAGCTGATTCTGAAGAGATGGAAGTACTGCACAGAATATTGTGCCAAGAATCAAAAAGTCAGCTATGGAGAGTAGCTGTTGAAA
- the LOC142534725 gene encoding lysine-specific demethylase JMJ18-like isoform X2, protein MRMKHSRNMPKNDDSLKSPGSPLNGKVSARWVPAEACRPLLEEAPVFYPTAEEFQDTLGYIASIRSTAEAYGICKIVPPASWNPPCPLKDQKVWKNTTFSTRIQQVDLLQNREPMKKKLKPKRKKRRLFNTRPRRHAHPESAESYAACDTDETFGFQSGPDFTLEDFQRFAEEFKESYFGLHNRTQECSSETGQIKKGFPSVADIEGEYWRIIEEPTDEVEVYYGADLENETLGSGFPKELSSITDSKIDQYVNSGWNLNNFSLLPGSVLNFEEHISGVVVPWLYIGMCFSSFCWHVEDHHLYSLNYLHWGDPKIWYGVPGSHASALEDAMRKHLKDLFEEQPNLLNELVTQLSPSVLKSEGVPVYRALQKSGEFVLTFPRAYHCGFNCGFNCAEAVNVAPVDWLQHGLNAVELYSKQCRKTSLSHDKLMVAAAQKAIQALWEISILKQENPENLRWKNVCGKDGKLTEAIRRRVHLEKKRIERLPQVTNFQKMEKYLDLHIERECFACFFDLHLSAASCNCSSKKFACLKHANLICCCEPDNRFLILRYTIDELNTLVEALEECTDALKIWSSKYFQVALLTDKTYDFDKLDGGKDEDGVHHPKREEGINRGSDCCSSESNVASDDGQPLGSRNTGPSSSVPFNSTLKNDPEEHLANKISEFGPDSEGRLDFCVEPINLGSVVCGKLWCNKAFIFSKGYKSRVKFFNVLNPMIRSTYTSEILDGGLLGPLFKVSLEEYPHESFTNTSAQGCWEMVLQRINQEITTQACLGKQGLPPLQPVSGVNGFQMFGFLSSSIIQAIEAQDTHHCCVKYWNHKLLTQKSSETRSGEGEKITDSYATDSALQETSDRLTLGSDNFLSDDEIRPIFRRLLRKADSEEMEVLHRILCQESKSQLWRVAVETLTEEIHTTKK, encoded by the exons ATGAGAATGAAG CATTCCAGAAATATGCCGAAAAATGATGACAGCCTAAAGAGTCCAGGCAGTCCACTGAATGGAAAG GTATCTGCAAGATGGGTTCCTGCTGAAGCATGTAGACCCTTACTCGAAGAAGCTCCAGTATTCTATCCAACTGCTGAG GAGTTCCAAGATACACTTGGTTATATAGCGAGCATAAGGTCCACAGCTGAGGCATATGGTATTTGCAAAATTGTGCCTCCTGCATCTTGGAATCCTCCTTGTCCCCTAAAAGATCAGAAAGTCTGGAAGAACACGACATTTTCTACAAGAATTCAGCAAGTAGATCTCCTTCAGAATAGAGAACCCATGAAGAAAAAACTAAAGCCAAAGAGAAAAAAGAGGAGGCTATTTAACACTAGACCGAGGAGACATGCTCATCCTGAGAGTGCCGAATCATATGCTGCATGTGATACTGACGAAACGTTTGGTTTTCAATCGGGACCAGACTTTACCCTCGAAGATTTTCAAAGATTTGCAGAGGAATTTAAAGAATCGTACTTTGGATTGCACAACAGAACTCAAGAATGCTCTAGTGAGACTGGACAGATTAAGAAGGGGTTTCCATCTGTTGCTGACATTGAAGGAGAGTATTGGAGGATCATCGAGGAGCCTACGGATGAGGTTGAG GTATACTATGGAGCTGATTTGGAAAATGAAACACTGGGGAGTGGATTCCCTAAAGAATTATCGTCAATAACAGACTCTAAGATAGATCAATATGTGAACTCAGGGTGGAATTTGAATAACTTCTCACTTCTCCCGGGCTCGGTTCTGAATTTTGAAGAGCACATCTCTGGGGTAGTTGTACCATGGCTTTATATTGGAATGTGCTTCTCATCATTTTGTTGG CATGTTGAAGACCACCATCTCTACTCTCTGAACTATCTCCACTGGGGGGATCCAAAAATTTGGTATGGGGTTCCTGGAAGTCATGCCTCGGCATTGGAGGATGCTATGAGGAAACACTTAAAAGATCTATTTGAAGAACAACCTAATTTACTTAATGAATTG GTCACTCAGTTGTCTCCTTCAGTTTTGAAGTCAGAAGGTGTACCCGTGTATCGGGCTCTTCAGAAATCTGGGGAATTTGTTCTCACCTTTCCAAGAGCTTATCACTGTGGATTCAACTGTGGCTTTAACTGTGCAGAGGCTGTAAATGTGGCTCCCGTGGATTGGCTACAGCATGGACTAAATGCAGTTGAGCTGTATAGCAAACAGTGTCGCAAAACGTCATTGTCACATGATAAGCTGATGGTGGCTGCAGCCCAGAAAGCTATCCAGGCTCTCTGGGAGATCTCCATTCTCAAGCAAGAAAACCCAGAGAACTTGAGATGGAAAAATGTCTGTGGAAAGGATGGGAAGCTTACTGAGGCTATTAGG aGGAGGGTTCATTTAGAGAAGAAAAGAATCGAACGTCTTCCACAGGTTACCAACTTTCAGAAGATGGAAAAGTATCTTGATCTGCACATAGAGAGGGAATGTTTTGCATGCTTTTTTGACTTGCATCTATCTGCAGCTTCTTGCAATTGTTCCTCCAAAAAATTCGCATGCCTTAAACATGCAAATCTCATATGTTGCTGTGAACCAGACAACAGATTTCTCATCCTCCGTTACACCATTGATGAGCTGAACACATTGGTCGAGGCACTGGAAGAGTGCACAGATGCTCTCAAAATATGGTCGTCCAAATACTTTCAGGTGGCATTGTTAACTGATAAAACCTATGATTTTGACAAGCTAGATGGAGGGAAAGATGAAGATGGAGTTCACCACCCCAAGAGAGAGGAAGGAATAAATAGGGGGAGTGATTGTTGCTCATCTGAATCAAATGTGGCTTCAGATGATGGTCAGCCTTTAGGTTCAAGAAATACAGGCCCTTCTTCTAGTGTTCCATTCAATAGCACTTTGAAAAACGATCCAGAGGAGCATTTAGCAAACAAGATTTCTGAGTTTGGGCCAGATTCTGAAGGGAGGCTTGACTTCTGCGTGGAACCTATAAATTTGGGTTCTGTTGTTTGTGGAAAACTGTGGTGCAACAAGGCGTTCATATTCTCGAAAG GATATAAAAGCCGGGTAAAATTCTTTAACGTTTTGAATCCGATGATTAGGAGTACCTATACATCAGAAATCCTGGATGGTGGACTACTAGGCCCCCTATTCAAG GTTAGTCTAGAAGAGTATCCGCACGAGAGCTTTACGAATACGTCAGCACAGGGATGCTGGGAAATGGTGCTTCAGAgaattaatcaagaaattacAACGCAGGCATGCCTAGGAAAGCAAGGATTGCCTCCATTGCAGCCTGTTAGTGGCGTGAATGGTTTTCagatgtttggatttctttctTCATCTATCATTCAG GCTATTGAGGCTCAGGATACTCATCACTGTTGCGTTAAATACTGGAATCACAAGCTCTTAACTCAGAAGTCTTCAGAAACAAGGTCCGGTGAAGGAGAAAAAATAACAGATAGCTATGCAACTGACTCGGCCTTGCAGGAAACTTCCGACAGGTTAACTCTAGGTAGTGATAATTTTTTGTCTGATGATGAAATACGGCCTATATTCAGAAGGCTATTGAGGAAAGCTGATTCTGAAGAGATGGAAGTACTGCACAGAATATTGTGCCAAGAATCAAAAAGTCAGCTATGGAGAGTAGCTGTTGAAA
- the LOC142534754 gene encoding CASP-like protein 1B1, with amino-acid sequence MASEGVERPEVGSGQEPTPTPSSRVDWVVPLLRLLAFLATLSATLVMALNKETKKVLVATIGTTSIEATLKARFQDTPAFVFFVIVNGNASLHNLLMLVVTFIGYKFGLKGHAPLAIAILDLMNVVLVSSGESAAVFMGQLGRDGNSHARWNKICDKIESFCDRGRAAMLASLLGLLLMIIITIASIIRLSNKTKKIVSFTNVP; translated from the exons ATGGCTTCCGAAGGAGTTGAAAGACCTGAGGTTGGTTCCGGTCAAGAACCGACACCGACCCCTAGCTCAAGGGTGGATTGGGTAGTTCCCTTGTTGAGATTGCTAGCATTTCTTGCAACATTATCAGCCACCCTGGTAATGGCGCTTAACAAAGAAACCAAGAAAGTACTCGTGGCTACGATTGGAACCACGTCTATTGAAGCTACTCTCAAGGCCAGATTTCAAGATACTCCAGCATTTGT GTTCTTTGTGATTGTCAATGGAAACGCTAGTCTCCACAACTTACTGATGTTGGTGGTCACTTTTATTGGATACAAGTTTGGTTTGAAGGGACATGCACCCTTGGCAATTGCAATCTTGGACTTG ATGAACGTGGTTCTCGTCTCCAGCGGCGAAAGCGCAGCGGTTTTCATGGGGCAGCTGGGTAGGGATGGGAATTCACACGCACGGTGGAACAAGATATGTGATAAAATCGAGAGCTTCTGCGACCGTGGACGAGCAGCCATGCTTGCATCTTTGCTCGGCCTCCTactcatgatcatcatcaccaTTGCCTCCATCATCAGACTCAGCAATAAAACTAAGAAGATTGTTTCTTTTACCAATGTTCCATGA
- the LOC142534770 gene encoding vacuolar protein sorting-associated protein 2 homolog 2-like isoform X2 — translation MVERILVAEIKKTAKTGNGAATKILARQLVRLRQQITNLQASRAQIRGVATHTQALYASTSISTGMKGATKAMTAMNKQMEPAKQTKMIKEFQKESAQMDLTIEMMSEAIDETLDKDEAEDETEELTNQVLDEIGVDIASQLSSAPKGRIASKKEAKNAPRYAEPACVRWV, via the exons ATGGTG GAAAGGATATTGGTGGCAGAGATCAAGAAAACAGCTAAAACAGGAAATGGG GCTGCCACCAAAATCTTAGCTCGTCAATTAGTTCGGCTGCGGCAGCAAATAACAAACTTGCAAGCGAGTCGTGCCCAGATCAGAGGTGTGGCAACTCATACTCAG GCTTTGTATGCTAGTACTTCAATTTCAACTGGTATGAAGGGTGCAACTAAAGCCATGACTGCCATGAACAAG CAAATGGAACCTGCAAAGCAAACCAAAATGATcaaagaattccagaaagagtCGGCGCAGATGGACCTGACG ATTGAAATGATGTCAGAGGCGATCGATGAGACGTTAGACAAAGATGAGGCTGAGGACGAGACCGAAGAACTTACCAACCAGGTGCTTGATGAGATTGGTGTCGACATTGCATCACAG TTATCTTCAGCTCCAAAAGGGCGTATCGCATCAAAGAAAGAAGCTAAAAATGCTCCCAG ATATGCAGAGCCAGCTTGTGTGCGGTGGGTGTAG
- the LOC142534770 gene encoding vacuolar protein sorting-associated protein 2 homolog 2-like isoform X1, which translates to MVERILVAEIKKTAKTGNGAATKILARQLVRLRQQITNLQASRAQIRGVATHTQALYASTSISTGMKGATKAMTAMNKQMEPAKQTKMIKEFQKESAQMDLTIEMMSEAIDETLDKDEAEDETEELTNQVLDEIGVDIASQLSSAPKGRIASKKEAKNAPSSAASTDVEDLEKRLASLRRI; encoded by the exons ATGGTG GAAAGGATATTGGTGGCAGAGATCAAGAAAACAGCTAAAACAGGAAATGGG GCTGCCACCAAAATCTTAGCTCGTCAATTAGTTCGGCTGCGGCAGCAAATAACAAACTTGCAAGCGAGTCGTGCCCAGATCAGAGGTGTGGCAACTCATACTCAG GCTTTGTATGCTAGTACTTCAATTTCAACTGGTATGAAGGGTGCAACTAAAGCCATGACTGCCATGAACAAG CAAATGGAACCTGCAAAGCAAACCAAAATGATcaaagaattccagaaagagtCGGCGCAGATGGACCTGACG ATTGAAATGATGTCAGAGGCGATCGATGAGACGTTAGACAAAGATGAGGCTGAGGACGAGACCGAAGAACTTACCAACCAGGTGCTTGATGAGATTGGTGTCGACATTGCATCACAG TTATCTTCAGCTCCAAAAGGGCGTATCGCATCAAAGAAAGAAGCTAAAAATGCTCCCAG TTCTGCTGCTTCCACTGACGTTGAAGACCTCGAGAAAAGGCTGGCGTCCCTTCGACGGATATGA